The genomic DNA TGATGCTTCTCACACTTATTCAGTGCGTCAGGTCAGCAGACTGGCGCATTTAAAAGCTTATACGACGTTTATCTATTCTTCGCCGAATGTGGAAGAAGATAAACAGGATGCACAGCATTTAAAAAACAAAGTGTATTATGTTAAACGGGAAGCAACATACCAGTTTGAAAATTATTATCTCCTGAGTACGAAACCGAGCGGTGAAGAAGGTGTCATCGGCTGGATCAGGGGGATTGAAACATCTTCGCATGTTCATACACTGGTGGACAATGACAAAAAAACATTTTATTTAAAAGGCCGCGGTTACGCATCGACAGAACCGTGGGGCGGAAAGCGCCAGTATATTCATGAATCACTGGAACATCACGGCGGACTGTTATTTAATGTGGATGAAACGATACTGGTCGGAAATAATATCTGGTACAGAGGTATTATCGAAGGTGAAAGAGAAGCTGCATGGATACACAGTAACAACGTAATCAGTGAGATTGAAGAATTGAATGACAGTGAAACAAATTAAGAGGTGCACGGGCACCTCTTTATTTGTTTAATATAATGTTTCAAGTGACGTGAAGACGCCGTCTGCACCAAGTTTAATCAAGCGGTCTTTTTCCTTTTGGTTTTTAACAGTATAAGGGTATACTTTTAAACCGTATTTATGACATTCTTCGATAAAGGCCGCATCGGTAATTTTTTTAAACGGATGAACGCTGACGGCATTCAGTCCGGTCATACTGACATATCTGCCGGCATTAATCATCGGATAATGCATTAGGAATCCAAGTTTAATATCAGGATTACATTTGGAAATTTTAAGCAGAGCAGTATGGTCAAATGATGACACGATAATATTATCGAGATTATGATGCTGTGCTGCGAGTGCTGCGACTTTAGGTTCTATGCCCTTATGGGCAACCGGTGAATTCTTAATTTCAATATTGATAATAATGTCTTCAGGTATAAATTGAAGTATATTTTCTAGCGATGGTATTTTTGCTCCTGCAAATTGTTTATCAAAGTAACTGCCTACATCGATCTTTTGAAGTTCATCAAATGTATATTGGTTGACTGCGAGCTTCGCATCTTTGTTATAGCGCTTCAGTTTATAGTCATGGACGACTACAGGGACATCGTCTTTTGTCAGCTGTACATCGAGTTCAATCGCACGGGCACCATGTTCCAGTGCTGTTTTAAATGCAGCTTCAGTGTTTTCCGGCGCGATGGACTCCGCTCCGCGGTGTGCAAATACGAGAACCATAAATTTCACTCCAATTTTCATTAGACTTTAATATTTCTAGTGTAACATCTAAGAGTAAATAAATTATTAAGATTATGTAAGAAAGGGAGGATTAACGTGACGGTAAAATATAATAAAGTTAAATTGATGGATATCGATTTTATAAATATATCCAGATATTCGTTTCTTAAAAAAATAATCTATCCGTCGATTGAGCAGGAAAAAAAATGTTTTATCGTCACAGCCAACCCCGAAGTTGTTATTGCAACGAGGGACGATCCCGACTTTAAAGTGACAGTTCAAAGTGCTGATTATGTACTCGCCGACGGTATAGGCGTCGTTAATGCATCCCGCCTGATAAATGACCCGATTAAGGAACGTGTTACAGGTGTGGATCTTATGTACGATCTGCTGAAGTATGCGTCGGATAATAAGAAGCGCGTTTTTTTCCTCGGTGCGAGCGAAGAAGTGAATATTAAAGTGATAGACATCGTTAAAAGAGATTATCCGGGAGTTGTAATTGCCGGTCGTAAAAACGGTTATTTTAACAAATATAATGATAAGATTGCAGATTCTGTTGCGGCAACAAAACCGGACATTATTTTTGTCGCTCTTGGAGCAAAACGCCAGGAAGGCTGGATTCATCATTATATGGACAAGTTTGAGAAAGGGATTTTTATCGGTATAGGCGGAAGTTTTGATGTGCTGAGCGGACATGTTAAACGTGCACCGAAAATATGGATTAAAATGCAGCTGGAATGGCTGTACCGTTTAATTAAAGAGCCGCACCGATTGAGAAGGGATTTAAAAGTATTTGAATTTATGCTGCTCCATGTGCCCGTCATTAAAACGGTAATGAAGTGGCTTGGGTTTTCCAAGACGAAACCGAGATCAACCCGGGACGGCATACGTTAGCAGAAAGATATAAATTGAATATCCGGACAGGAGTTATTTTTAATGCTTAAACGAATACTATTGACAGGCGCTTTACTGATATCGGTTTTTGCAGTATCGGCATGCGGCGGGGCAGGTGAGAACGCCCCGCACGGGGCTGAAGAAGCGAAAAGTATGCTGACTTCAGGTAAGTACGAGAAGAAAGAACAAAGCGGGAAAACGACTGCAGAACAGTCGATTGCTGCGGCAGACGGCATGAATATCATCTCATATACAGCAGAAAATGATGAGAAATCCGTCGCCATGTATTACCCGGAATTTCAGCTGAAAAATGTAGATGAACAGCTGGACGAATATAAAGCGGCAAAACTTAATATATTTAATGAGCTGATCAGGTCGGAAGATGTTTCAAAAAAATTTGTGCCTCAGCTTAATATGACATTTGATGCAAACATGCTCGCTGAAAATATATATGCACTGCAGTTTGTAATCGATACATATATTTCAGAAGATAAGACATTTTCAGAAACCGAAATCGTCATGGTGAACGCCGGAACCGACAGTGTCTTAACCGGTGAATCGCTGTTTTCAGATAATCTGAACAGCCGTGACCACTTATATAATACACTGCTCGGGAGCATGAAGTCCGACGGGGGCATTGCACCTTATCTCAATGAAGAGAAGCTCGGCAGATGGGTATTTGATGAATCAAACGATTTCAGTAATGTGCGTTTTTCAGATAATGTGCTTGAATTTACATTTGAACAGGGTGAAATTGCGTCCAGGGCAGCAGGGAGTCCCGTTGTCTCATTACAAATGTCCGAGTTGCTGAAAGCCATGCCTGAGAGTATTACCCGGCTGATTGACGGGGAATATATTGAACGGGATGAACCGGCTTTGAAAGAACGGGGAAAAGAACCGGAGCCGTCTGCATATAAAGTGAGGAAACTCGATGAAAGTACCAAAATGGCGGCATTAACATTTGATGACGGGCCGGATAATGTACTCACACCGCAGGTACTGTCTCTCCTTGACAGGTACGATGCGAAAGCGACCTTCTTCCTCCTCGGAACGAAAGTGAACCTGTTCCCGGCTATCGTGGAGGAAACGGTTAAGAGTGGTCATGAGGTTGGAAATCATACATGGAGTCACAAAGATTTAACGACGATTTCATTTAATGAAATCACGGAAGAAATTGTCCGGACGAATGAAGTTATCGGTAAGTCTTCAGGTGCAAAACCTGCGGTATACAGGGCACCGTTTGGGGCAAATACAGAAGCGGTTGACCAGTTTGTACCGATGACTGAAGTAGATTGGGACATCGATACGGAAGACTGGCTGACGCATGATCCTGTTCAGATTAATGAAATGGTCAGAAATAATATCAGTGACGGAGATATTATACTGATGCACGATGTGCATGAAATGACAGTGCAGTCACTCGCCGATATGCTGGATTATT from Jeotgalicoccus saudimassiliensis includes the following:
- a CDS encoding glycerophosphodiester phosphodiesterase — encoded protein: MVLVFAHRGAESIAPENTEAAFKTALEHGARAIELDVQLTKDDVPVVVHDYKLKRYNKDAKLAVNQYTFDELQKIDVGSYFDKQFAGAKIPSLENILQFIPEDIIINIEIKNSPVAHKGIEPKVAALAAQHHNLDNIIVSSFDHTALLKISKCNPDIKLGFLMHYPMINAGRYVSMTGLNAVSVHPFKKITDAAFIEECHKYGLKVYPYTVKNQKEKDRLIKLGADGVFTSLETLY
- a CDS encoding WecB/TagA/CpsF family glycosyltransferase, coding for MTVKYNKVKLMDIDFINISRYSFLKKIIYPSIEQEKKCFIVTANPEVVIATRDDPDFKVTVQSADYVLADGIGVVNASRLINDPIKERVTGVDLMYDLLKYASDNKKRVFFLGASEEVNIKVIDIVKRDYPGVVIAGRKNGYFNKYNDKIADSVAATKPDIIFVALGAKRQEGWIHHYMDKFEKGIFIGIGGSFDVLSGHVKRAPKIWIKMQLEWLYRLIKEPHRLRRDLKVFEFMLLHVPVIKTVMKWLGFSKTKPRSTRDGIR
- a CDS encoding polysaccharide deacetylase family protein encodes the protein MLKRILLTGALLISVFAVSACGGAGENAPHGAEEAKSMLTSGKYEKKEQSGKTTAEQSIAAADGMNIISYTAENDEKSVAMYYPEFQLKNVDEQLDEYKAAKLNIFNELIRSEDVSKKFVPQLNMTFDANMLAENIYALQFVIDTYISEDKTFSETEIVMVNAGTDSVLTGESLFSDNLNSRDHLYNTLLGSMKSDGGIAPYLNEEKLGRWVFDESNDFSNVRFSDNVLEFTFEQGEIASRAAGSPVVSLQMSELLKAMPESITRLIDGEYIERDEPALKERGKEPEPSAYKVRKLDESTKMAALTFDDGPDNVLTPQVLSLLDRYDAKATFFLLGTKVNLFPAIVEETVKSGHEVGNHTWSHKDLTTISFNEITEEIVRTNEVIGKSSGAKPAVYRAPFGANTEAVDQFVPMTEVDWDIDTEDWLTHDPVQINEMVRNNISDGDIILMHDVHEMTVQSLADMLDYLTDEGYQLVTVSEILHYKEDIRTE